The following proteins come from a genomic window of Winogradskyella sp. PC-19:
- a CDS encoding DUF6843 domain-containing protein, with protein sequence MTDKTSNILYYSGLILLAIGAFGLTFAAFFAIIGLPVFVIGVILVLVSLKKTWKQRLIPIGIFIIGIVAFWPIWRGINTVGPEVFLIPENYRGRVNIIYKKDCGIELEKTEEGLVYKIPNDGILILDKEQKYGFIDHKYYLVDQNGKRTELPKMDVRDFNEEWTLEKNPNEPPRDKLGVFHWGRTGSMGKMIDENGEVSNEDDLYTFNEFYVSTYSDLTERFNFKYERKFDSIRDNKIEKCKINTVPNNGYK encoded by the coding sequence ATGACCGATAAGACAAGTAACATTCTATATTACAGCGGACTGATTTTACTCGCAATAGGAGCATTTGGATTGACTTTCGCTGCGTTCTTTGCAATAATCGGACTGCCAGTTTTTGTAATAGGAGTTATTCTGGTTTTGGTCTCTTTAAAAAAGACTTGGAAACAAAGACTAATTCCAATCGGAATTTTTATTATTGGAATAGTAGCCTTTTGGCCAATATGGAGAGGAATAAATACTGTTGGACCAGAAGTTTTTTTAATCCCTGAAAATTATCGTGGACGAGTAAATATCATATATAAAAAAGATTGCGGAATAGAATTGGAAAAAACCGAAGAAGGATTAGTTTACAAAATACCGAATGACGGAATACTAATTCTTGACAAGGAACAAAAATATGGTTTTATCGACCATAAATACTATTTGGTTGACCAAAATGGTAAACGAACTGAATTGCCAAAAATGGATGTTCGAGACTTTAATGAGGAATGGACTTTGGAGAAAAATCCTAACGAACCACCAAGAGACAAACTTGGAGTTTTTCATTGGGGAAGAACTGGAAGTATGGGAAAAATGATAGATGAAAATGGAGAGGTTTCTAACGAAGATGACCTTTACACTTTTAACGAATTTTACGTTTCGACTTATAGTGATTTAACAGAAAGATTTAATTTTAAGTACGAGCGAAAATTTGACTCAATAAGAGATAATAAAATAGAAAAATGTAAAATAAATACTGTGCCCAACAATGGCTATAAGTAA
- a CDS encoding tetratricopeptide repeat protein: MTKNILLLFLLITIKSYCQKVNISELNGDWIKYKIEMKDGSSLIDRFFTDSSYVNYTFKKLKMCTNGNPTHRVNEVCFPFSLNQNFIKTSSTSGYEIERVKNDTLIICERINGMENDKLKRFYFIREQKLFNEIKEEKGESKNQVANEFYTPTLKSSLMLELNKAFKKKHSNFKAKGIITIDLKNKNISTLINSSNTNDSSKIERIKKVIDKSYKLWNLNKFKHLEKLEISFVLKDEKTKTFRGISMKYFTDSFYQLDNFYGGDTRIIQEAGKYFNKGIISYQNKDYENSIKNFTKSYELDPKNIDALYNRAAIFFENGKLELACKDWNELSELGQKRGIELLKNNCKKTTYNNVYN; the protein is encoded by the coding sequence ATGACGAAAAACATACTTTTATTATTCCTTCTAATTACAATCAAATCGTATTGTCAAAAAGTCAATATTTCGGAATTGAATGGAGATTGGATAAAATATAAGATTGAGATGAAAGATGGCAGTAGTTTAATTGACCGATTCTTTACTGACTCTTCTTACGTTAATTACACTTTTAAAAAATTGAAAATGTGTACTAATGGAAATCCAACTCATAGAGTAAATGAGGTATGTTTTCCATTCTCATTAAATCAAAATTTTATCAAAACATCTTCAACTTCTGGTTACGAAATAGAAAGAGTAAAAAATGACACGTTGATTATCTGTGAAAGAATAAACGGAATGGAAAACGACAAATTAAAGAGGTTCTATTTTATTAGAGAACAAAAATTATTCAATGAAATTAAAGAGGAAAAAGGAGAAAGTAAAAATCAAGTTGCAAATGAATTCTATACACCAACTTTAAAATCGAGTTTAATGCTTGAACTGAACAAAGCTTTCAAAAAAAAACACAGCAACTTTAAAGCTAAAGGAATTATAACAATTGATTTAAAAAATAAAAATATAAGTACCTTAATAAATTCCTCTAACACAAATGACTCAAGTAAAATTGAGAGAATTAAAAAAGTAATTGACAAATCGTATAAACTTTGGAATTTAAATAAATTCAAACATCTTGAAAAGCTGGAAATATCATTTGTTTTAAAAGACGAAAAAACCAAAACATTTCGTGGAATTTCAATGAAATATTTTACTGATTCGTTCTATCAGTTAGACAATTTTTATGGTGGAGACACAAGAATAATTCAAGAAGCTGGAAAATATTTTAATAAAGGAATAATCTCTTATCAGAATAAAGATTATGAGAATTCTATAAAAAACTTCACCAAAAGTTATGAGTTAGACCCAAAAAACATAGATGCACTTTATAACAGAGCTGCTATTTTCTTTGAAAATGGAAAACTGGAATTAGCCTGTAAAGATTGGAATGAATTATCTGAACTAGGACAGAAAAGAGGAATTGAATTATTAAAGAATAACTGTAAAAAAACTACCTACAACAACGTGTATAATTAA